Proteins encoded by one window of Sediminicoccus rosea:
- a CDS encoding IclR family transcriptional regulator — MTTGAKDPYHLASLHRGLEVIGCFARRPSWSLAELATELGQNKATLFRVLHTLEAAGFLAKDANGRHVPGLALHALGNAAVRQEQLRWQSLPPIQALAEETGETVHVGILHEGEVVTVQVVEGTHAVRMHSRVGKRSPAHASALGKLLMAYLPDAEVEAIIARHGLPRFTPATITTPEALREALHQIRQQGWAPDAEEIEPGLRCLAAPITDQTGRPSAALGISAPASRMDAARCAAVLPRVKAAALQVSRMLGSPSSAAA, encoded by the coding sequence ATGACCACCGGCGCAAAAGACCCCTACCACCTCGCCTCGCTCCATCGCGGGCTGGAGGTGATCGGCTGCTTCGCGCGCCGCCCCTCCTGGAGCCTCGCCGAACTCGCGACCGAGCTCGGCCAGAACAAGGCGACGCTGTTCCGCGTGCTGCACACGCTGGAAGCCGCCGGCTTCCTGGCGAAGGATGCGAATGGCCGGCACGTGCCCGGCCTCGCGCTGCATGCGCTGGGCAATGCCGCCGTCCGGCAGGAGCAATTGCGCTGGCAATCCCTGCCCCCCATCCAGGCGCTCGCCGAGGAGACCGGCGAGACGGTGCATGTCGGCATCCTGCATGAGGGCGAGGTCGTCACCGTGCAGGTCGTCGAGGGGACGCACGCCGTGCGGATGCATTCGCGCGTGGGCAAGCGCAGCCCCGCCCATGCGAGCGCGCTCGGCAAGCTGCTCATGGCCTATCTTCCCGATGCGGAGGTGGAGGCGATCATCGCCCGCCATGGCCTGCCCCGCTTCACGCCCGCCACCATCACCACGCCCGAGGCGCTGCGCGAAGCGCTGCATCAGATCCGCCAGCAGGGCTGGGCCCCGGATGCCGAGGAGATCGAGCCCGGCCTGCGCTGCCTGGCCGCCCCGATCACCGACCAGACCGGCCGGCCGAGTGCGGCGCTCGGCATCTCCGCACCCGCGAGCCGCATGGATGCGGCGCGGTGCGCGGCGGTGCTGCCGCGCGTCAAGGCCGCGGCGCTGCAGGTCTCGCGCATGCTCGGCAGCCCAAGCTCGGCCGCCGCCTGA
- a CDS encoding Bug family tripartite tricarboxylate transporter substrate binding protein, translating into MIQRRGLLAASTLLATPALGQGAWPNRPVRVIVAFPPGGSLDVMTRLACEVMTQRLGQSFVVETRSGASGNIGTEALARATPDGYTIGTVSMHNIVINPMLFTRLPFDPAKDFQWISAMWDLPNVAVVPAQHVPARTLMEFLAWARERPGGISYGSSGVGTTIHLSGAFLLNRGGIQGTHVAFRGAAQTIPAMLSGDIQVAVDNLASYTPVIAEGRIRALAVTMPERWPTLPDVPTMAEAGLDNFNVSPWHLWAAPAGTPRAVVDRLSQEIRTAFADPALQQRAISIGTRLTGTTPEQVAERLQRETPRWAEMVRISGATPE; encoded by the coding sequence ATGATCCAGCGCCGCGGCCTTCTGGCCGCCAGCACGCTTCTGGCGACACCTGCCCTGGGGCAGGGCGCCTGGCCCAACCGCCCCGTGCGCGTCATCGTCGCCTTCCCGCCCGGCGGCTCGCTCGATGTGATGACGCGCCTCGCCTGCGAGGTGATGACGCAGCGTCTGGGCCAGAGCTTCGTCGTGGAAACCCGCAGCGGCGCCTCGGGCAATATCGGCACCGAGGCCCTGGCCCGCGCGACGCCCGATGGCTACACCATCGGCACGGTCAGCATGCACAACATCGTGATCAACCCGATGCTGTTCACGCGCCTTCCCTTCGATCCCGCCAAGGACTTCCAGTGGATCAGCGCCATGTGGGACCTGCCGAATGTGGCGGTGGTGCCGGCGCAGCATGTGCCCGCGCGCACGCTGATGGAATTCCTGGCCTGGGCGCGCGAGCGGCCGGGCGGCATCAGCTATGGCTCCTCCGGCGTGGGTACGACGATCCATCTCTCGGGCGCCTTCCTGCTCAACCGTGGCGGCATCCAGGGCACGCATGTGGCCTTCCGCGGCGCCGCGCAGACCATCCCGGCCATGCTCTCGGGCGACATCCAGGTGGCGGTGGACAACCTCGCCAGCTACACGCCCGTCATCGCGGAAGGCCGCATCCGTGCGCTGGCCGTGACCATGCCCGAGCGCTGGCCGACGCTGCCCGACGTGCCGACCATGGCGGAGGCTGGGCTCGACAATTTCAACGTCAGTCCCTGGCACCTCTGGGCCGCGCCCGCCGGCACGCCGCGCGCCGTGGTGGATCGCCTGAGCCAGGAAATCCGCACCGCCTTCGCCGATCCGGCCTTGCAGCAGCGCGCGATTTCCATCGGCACGCGGCTGACGGGCACCACGCCCGAGCAGGTGGCCGAGCGCCTCCAGCGCGAGACGCCGCGCTGGGCCGAGATGGTGCGGATCTCGGGCGCTACGCCGGAATAG
- a CDS encoding Bug family tripartite tricarboxylate transporter substrate binding protein, translating into MKKRVLAAAAALWLGLAPQAQAQEFPSRTINMIVVFAPGGATDVLARIVAQHMTRTLGQSVVVENVTGAGGTIGGTRGANAAPDGYTLTVGSLGSHSASASIYRNPGYDPRELQPIGLIAGTPMFFVVRNGLPARTMQEFLALTRENPGRVSNANAGVGSTNHLGCALFSHVTGVRMNEIPYRGEGPALNDIVAQQVDSACLLAPAAVPQIASGTMRGLAVAATTRNPNAPNVPSAVEAGVPEYVFQGWNAIFAPRGTPAPVVARLNAALRAALEDPAIIRRIEELGSIPARPDQRSPEALQALVRSEVERWATVIRAAGIQPQ; encoded by the coding sequence ATGAAGAAGCGCGTCCTTGCCGCCGCGGCGGCGCTTTGGCTGGGCTTGGCACCCCAGGCCCAGGCCCAGGAATTCCCCAGCCGCACCATCAACATGATCGTGGTCTTCGCTCCCGGCGGCGCCACCGACGTGCTGGCCCGCATCGTCGCACAGCACATGACGCGCACGCTCGGCCAATCGGTCGTGGTCGAGAACGTGACGGGTGCCGGCGGCACCATCGGTGGCACGCGCGGCGCCAATGCGGCGCCCGATGGCTATACGCTCACCGTCGGCAGCCTCGGCAGCCATTCCGCCTCGGCCTCCATCTACCGCAACCCGGGCTATGACCCGCGCGAGCTGCAGCCGATCGGCCTGATCGCCGGCACGCCCATGTTCTTCGTGGTGCGCAACGGGCTGCCGGCGCGGACCATGCAGGAATTCCTGGCCCTGACGCGCGAGAATCCGGGCCGCGTTTCCAACGCCAATGCCGGCGTGGGCAGCACCAACCACCTGGGCTGCGCGCTCTTCTCGCACGTCACCGGCGTGCGGATGAACGAGATCCCCTATCGCGGCGAGGGCCCGGCGCTGAACGACATCGTGGCCCAGCAGGTGGACAGCGCCTGCCTGCTGGCACCGGCCGCCGTCCCGCAGATCGCCTCCGGCACCATGCGGGGCCTGGCCGTCGCCGCCACCACGCGCAACCCCAATGCGCCGAACGTGCCCTCGGCCGTCGAGGCCGGGGTGCCGGAATATGTCTTCCAGGGGTGGAACGCCATCTTCGCGCCGCGGGGCACGCCCGCCCCCGTCGTCGCGCGCCTGAACGCCGCGCTGCGCGCCGCGCTGGAGGACCCCGCCATCATCCGCCGCATCGAGGAGCTGGGCTCCATCCCCGCGCGGCCCGACCAGCGCAGCCCCGAGGCCTTGCAGGCCCTGGTGCGGAGCGAGGTGGAGCGCTGGGCGACGGTGATCCGCGCCGCCGGCATCCAGCCGCAATAG
- a CDS encoding protein adenylyltransferase SelO → MPISQSFRPARTHADLGGEFFDVVGAARFPTHIIRHRDQRQAARLGLDGLTDEEWIAHFGRFEPLPGSFDHPLALRYHGHQFRHYNPDLGDGRGFLFAQMHDLEDGRLLDFGTKGSGQTPWSRTADGRLTLKGGVREVLATSLLEAFGVNTSKSFSLIETGEALQRHDEPSPTRASVLVRLSHSHIRIGTFQRFAYLGDAASISALVAHAVRHYLPEATATAEPERAARFFAEVCRRVARMGAQWMAAGFVHGVLNTDNINITGESFDYGPWRFLPTYDPKFTAAYFDYGGLYAFGRQPETLLWNLARLGGCLLPLAGETDLKARLEESLHGFGALVQAEFARAVLWRLGLKPIEAERDAALSGLFFTALLESEAPFERAFFDWRGGRQRDYPHAAWGPVRAALASYERAAPDHSYFDGEGPATLLIEQVEALWEPIAERDDWSAFHAKLAEIEQARLAYLGASIPA, encoded by the coding sequence ATGCCGATCAGCCAAAGCTTCCGCCCCGCCCGCACCCATGCCGATCTCGGGGGCGAATTCTTCGACGTGGTGGGGGCGGCACGCTTCCCCACCCACATCATCCGCCACCGGGACCAGCGCCAGGCCGCGCGCCTTGGCCTGGATGGCCTGACGGATGAGGAATGGATCGCGCATTTCGGCCGTTTCGAGCCCCTGCCCGGCAGCTTCGATCACCCGCTCGCGCTGCGCTATCACGGGCACCAGTTCCGCCACTACAACCCCGATCTCGGCGATGGGCGCGGCTTCCTGTTCGCCCAGATGCACGACCTTGAGGACGGGCGGCTGCTCGATTTCGGCACCAAGGGCAGCGGGCAGACGCCGTGGTCACGCACCGCCGATGGCCGCCTCACGCTCAAGGGCGGCGTGCGCGAGGTTCTGGCGACCTCGCTGCTGGAGGCCTTCGGCGTCAACACCTCCAAGAGCTTCTCGCTGATCGAGACGGGCGAGGCGCTGCAACGCCATGACGAGCCCTCGCCCACCCGCGCCTCGGTGCTGGTGCGGCTCAGCCATTCGCATATCCGCATCGGCACCTTCCAGCGCTTCGCCTATCTGGGCGATGCCGCCTCGATCAGCGCACTGGTCGCGCATGCGGTGCGGCACTACCTGCCCGAGGCCACGGCCACGGCGGAGCCCGAGCGCGCCGCGCGCTTCTTCGCGGAGGTGTGCCGCCGCGTGGCGCGCATGGGGGCGCAGTGGATGGCGGCGGGCTTCGTGCATGGCGTGCTGAACACGGACAACATCAACATCACCGGCGAGAGCTTCGACTACGGCCCCTGGCGCTTCCTGCCGACCTATGATCCGAAGTTCACCGCCGCCTATTTCGACTATGGCGGCCTCTACGCCTTCGGCCGCCAGCCGGAGACGCTGCTCTGGAACCTGGCGCGGCTTGGCGGCTGCCTCTTGCCGCTCGCGGGCGAGACGGACCTGAAAGCACGCCTGGAGGAATCGCTGCATGGCTTCGGCGCGCTGGTGCAGGCGGAATTCGCGCGCGCCGTGCTCTGGCGGCTCGGCCTCAAGCCCATCGAGGCGGAGCGCGACGCGGCGCTCTCAGGCCTGTTCTTCACCGCGCTGCTGGAGAGCGAGGCGCCCTTCGAGCGCGCCTTCTTCGACTGGCGCGGCGGGCGGCAGCGCGACTATCCGCATGCCGCCTGGGGCCCGGTGCGCGCCGCCCTCGCCAGCTACGAGCGCGCCGCCCCCGACCATTCTTATTTCGACGGCGAAGGCCCGGCGACCCTGCTGATCGAGCAGGTGGAGGCGCTGTGGGAACCCATCGCCGAGCGCGACGACTGGAGCGCCTTCCACGCCAAGCTCGCCGAAATCGAGCAGGCGCGCCTCGCCTATCTCGGCGCTTCTATTCCGGCGTAG
- a CDS encoding putative 2-aminoethylphosphonate ABC transporter permease subunit: MSEALPAPRGGLLSEAALLRLCLWFAALLLAVGLALPLATLLARAFLGADDEFVGLRHFAAYAATPALLVSAWNSTWTAALTTVIVVPIAFLFAYGLTRSRMPGRPAFRAVMLIPILAPSLLPALSLIYLFGNQGLLRVLMPEGASIYGAPGIVMAQVIHTFPHAAIILSVALGMADARLFEAAETLKAGRLRIFRDVTLPAARYGLVSATVVVFTLVVTDFGIPKVIGGQFPVLATDVYKQVIGQQNFSMGAVVALVLLLPALFSFLAERWAQRMQAGAISGRAVLYVAKPRLARDLPLFLLCLAVAAVLLGIVAMAAWGSLIRFWPYNMSLTLANYDFARFDSEGWGSLWTSVSMAGLAALLGTPVVFITAYLLERGAAGGAVSGFVRVAAIAPLAVPGLVLGLAYILFFNHPANPLGFLYGTLAILVLNCVVHFYTVAHLTAVTAIRQLDPEFEAVGASLRVPRRVTFGRVTVPISLPAILEIAVYLFVNAMTTVSAVVFLYGPGSKPASVAVVQMDEAGQIAAAAAMACVILGITASVKILQIGVVRLMTSRAGWRAGR; the protein is encoded by the coding sequence ATGTCTGAGGCGCTGCCCGCCCCGCGCGGCGGCCTGCTGAGCGAGGCGGCGCTGCTGCGCCTCTGCCTCTGGTTCGCCGCGCTGCTGCTGGCGGTGGGCCTCGCCCTGCCGCTCGCGACCCTGCTCGCCCGCGCCTTCCTCGGCGCGGATGACGAATTCGTGGGGCTGCGGCACTTCGCCGCCTATGCGGCGACGCCCGCGCTGCTGGTCTCGGCCTGGAACAGCACCTGGACGGCGGCGCTGACCACCGTGATCGTCGTGCCCATCGCCTTCCTCTTCGCCTATGGCCTCACGCGCTCGCGCATGCCGGGGCGGCCGGCGTTCCGTGCGGTGATGCTGATCCCGATCCTCGCCCCCTCGCTGCTGCCCGCGCTCTCGCTCATCTACCTCTTCGGCAACCAGGGGCTGCTGCGCGTCCTGATGCCGGAGGGGGCGAGCATCTATGGCGCGCCCGGCATCGTCATGGCGCAGGTGATCCATACCTTCCCGCATGCCGCCATCATCCTCTCCGTGGCGCTCGGCATGGCGGATGCGCGATTGTTCGAGGCGGCCGAGACGCTGAAGGCGGGGCGGCTGCGCATCTTCCGCGACGTCACGCTGCCCGCCGCGCGCTACGGCCTCGTCTCCGCCACCGTCGTCGTCTTCACGCTGGTGGTGACGGATTTCGGGATTCCCAAGGTGATCGGCGGGCAGTTCCCGGTGCTGGCGACCGATGTCTACAAGCAGGTGATCGGCCAGCAGAATTTCTCCATGGGGGCGGTGGTGGCGCTGGTGCTGCTGCTGCCGGCGCTCTTCTCCTTCCTCGCCGAGCGCTGGGCGCAGCGGATGCAGGCGGGCGCGATCTCAGGCCGCGCCGTGCTCTATGTCGCCAAGCCGCGCCTCGCACGGGACCTGCCGCTGTTCCTGCTCTGCCTGGCGGTGGCGGCGGTGCTGCTCGGCATCGTCGCCATGGCGGCCTGGGGCTCGCTGATCCGCTTCTGGCCCTACAATATGAGCCTCACCCTCGCGAATTACGACTTCGCGCGCTTCGATTCCGAGGGCTGGGGCTCGCTCTGGACCTCCGTCTCCATGGCGGGGCTGGCGGCGCTCCTCGGCACGCCGGTGGTCTTCATCACCGCCTATCTGCTGGAGCGTGGCGCGGCGGGCGGCGCCGTTTCGGGCTTCGTGCGCGTGGCCGCGATCGCGCCGCTCGCGGTGCCCGGGCTGGTGCTGGGCCTCGCCTATATCCTGTTCTTCAACCACCCGGCCAATCCGCTGGGCTTCCTCTACGGCACGCTCGCCATCCTCGTGCTGAACTGCGTGGTGCATTTCTACACGGTGGCGCACCTCACCGCCGTCACCGCCATCCGCCAGCTCGATCCGGAATTCGAGGCGGTGGGCGCCAGCCTGCGCGTGCCACGCCGGGTGACCTTCGGGCGTGTCACCGTGCCGATCAGCCTGCCGGCCATCCTCGAGATCGCCGTCTATCTTTTCGTGAATGCGATGACGACGGTCTCGGCCGTGGTCTTCCTCTACGGGCCGGGCAGCAAGCCCGCCTCCGTCGCCGTCGTGCAGATGGACGAGGCGGGGCAGATCGCCGCCGCCGCCGCCATGGCCTGCGTCATCCTTGGAATCACGGCCAGCGTGAAGATCCTGCAGATCGGCGTGGTGCGGCTGATGACGAGCCGCGCGGGGTGGCGCGCGGGGCGCTGA
- a CDS encoding SDR family oxidoreductase, with protein MRLQGKRAVITQVSAFMGPDLLTTFRREGAEVIADDRDLIAPGAAEALIAEAGHVDILVANLAAIRPDRSVLETDDATFRAMYEAMVFPLHRLVRAVLPQMIERRHGKIVVIGSASALRGMPNYTAYGSARGAQLAYVQDVGVEVAPHNVQVNAIAQTHVNNPTYFPESFQATETFKERMRATPIGRLAHGWESAALALFLAGGESDFFVGQVFPFSGGWVMR; from the coding sequence ATGCGGCTTCAGGGCAAACGCGCCGTCATCACCCAGGTCAGCGCCTTCATGGGGCCCGACCTTCTCACCACCTTCCGCCGGGAGGGCGCCGAGGTGATCGCCGATGACCGCGACCTCATCGCCCCCGGCGCGGCCGAGGCGCTGATCGCGGAAGCCGGGCATGTGGACATCCTCGTCGCCAACCTCGCCGCCATCCGGCCCGACCGCTCGGTGCTGGAGACGGACGACGCGACCTTCCGCGCCATGTATGAGGCGATGGTCTTCCCGCTGCACCGCCTGGTGCGCGCGGTGCTGCCGCAGATGATCGAACGCCGGCACGGCAAGATCGTCGTCATCGGCAGCGCCTCGGCGCTCCGCGGCATGCCCAACTACACGGCCTATGGCTCGGCGCGCGGGGCGCAGCTCGCCTATGTGCAGGATGTCGGCGTGGAGGTCGCGCCGCACAATGTGCAGGTCAACGCCATCGCGCAGACCCATGTGAACAACCCGACCTACTTCCCCGAGAGCTTCCAGGCGACCGAGACCTTCAAGGAACGGATGCGGGCGACACCCATCGGCCGCCTCGCGCATGGCTGGGAATCCGCGGCCCTCGCGCTGTTTCTCGCCGGCGGGGAGAGCGACTTCTTCGTGGGGCAGGTGTTCCCCTTCTCGGGCGGCTGGGTGATGCGCTGA
- a CDS encoding VOC family protein — MALQHVIGLDHVVVSVRDLDTAASAWRALGFTISPRGTHSPHMGSANYTIMFGEDYMELLGVLAPTEHNAAMREWLAEQEGIERAAFTALDAAAGVAELQAMGVAAIGPIAFGRPVELPDGRMAEARFNVMRWPVGLRPGGLRIFACQHLTRENVWVPSLLRHANGATRILRLEMLTADPRAAAAEMGGLIAQSPRQEADGAWALPTGPNRADLVFLDRAILAARHPGVPLEGLPQEGAAALVLGTSDLAAAARALGVAPGATVAVPAARATGVLLRFLPG, encoded by the coding sequence ATGGCGCTGCAACATGTCATCGGTCTGGATCACGTCGTCGTCTCGGTGCGGGATCTCGACACCGCGGCCAGCGCCTGGCGCGCGCTCGGCTTCACCATCTCGCCGCGCGGGACGCACAGCCCACACATGGGCTCGGCCAACTACACCATCATGTTCGGCGAGGATTACATGGAGCTGCTCGGCGTGCTGGCGCCGACCGAGCACAACGCCGCCATGCGCGAATGGCTGGCCGAGCAGGAGGGGATCGAGCGCGCGGCCTTCACCGCGCTGGATGCCGCGGCCGGCGTGGCCGAACTCCAGGCCATGGGCGTCGCCGCCATCGGCCCGATTGCCTTCGGCCGCCCGGTTGAACTGCCCGATGGGCGCATGGCCGAGGCGCGCTTCAACGTGATGCGCTGGCCTGTCGGCCTCCGCCCGGGCGGCTTGCGCATCTTCGCCTGCCAGCACCTGACGCGCGAGAATGTGTGGGTGCCCTCGCTGCTCCGGCATGCGAATGGCGCGACCCGCATCCTGCGCCTGGAGATGCTGACGGCCGATCCGCGCGCGGCCGCGGCCGAGATGGGCGGGCTGATCGCGCAGTCGCCCCGCCAGGAGGCGGATGGCGCCTGGGCATTGCCGACCGGCCCGAACCGCGCCGATCTCGTCTTCCTCGACCGCGCCATCCTCGCCGCGCGCCATCCGGGTGTGCCGCTGGAGGGGTTGCCGCAGGAAGGCGCCGCCGCCCTGGTGCTGGGCACCAGCGACCTCGCCGCCGCCGCCCGCGCGCTGGGCGTGGCGCCGGGCGCCACCGTGGCGGTGCCGGCGGCGCGCGCGACGGGCGTGCTGTTGCGCTTCCTGCCGGGCTAG
- a CDS encoding thiamine pyrophosphate-binding protein — translation MDSQSRATLMNGADIIVDHLTKQGVPYLFGLCGHGITGFMDAAFKAQNRIKTISTHHEQTAGHMADAYYKVKGEPVATFTSCGPGSANLVVALAAAMMDSSAFLAITGNVPTGQFNRGPFQETGRHFQGDFPSVIRPYVKRSYQPMRADMVQLAVTQAWDQLTAGRPGPVNLDVPLNVFVEEASVVPSSTVKAVINGAPGNPKALCAALDMLLKATQPVIIAGQGVILGKACDALLAFAERTGIPVVTSPNGKGAIPDRHRLAFGAIGRNGAYAANDATRNADVILALGFSFDDRATSAWLDGYTLSIPPSKLIQIDIDPTEIGRNYPTEYGILGDAKASLELMLEMAEARTGGPREGGAWFDRLARGREVWREYQSSLALSDQMPLRPERLMAALSRAVPENAVVASDVGVHHNWIIQLMDTLRPRHLIHSWGFAAMGFATSGILGAKLAAPDRPCVAVVGDGSFLMTPHALATAVEYGIPVVWVVWNNSGFCSIRDIQHGMFGGRELATAFEIQRTGESYSPDFAMMAKSMGVASHRVTHAGELEDAIAMAVKANVPYLVEVPVDRDIRPIGTGSWDLPPLPNPEPNFLKALAARGITF, via the coding sequence ATGGACAGCCAGAGCCGCGCCACGCTGATGAACGGCGCCGACATCATCGTGGATCACCTGACCAAGCAGGGCGTGCCCTATCTGTTCGGTCTCTGCGGCCATGGCATCACGGGCTTCATGGATGCGGCCTTCAAGGCGCAGAACCGCATCAAGACCATCTCCACCCATCACGAGCAGACCGCCGGCCACATGGCCGACGCCTACTACAAGGTGAAGGGCGAGCCGGTGGCGACCTTCACCTCCTGCGGGCCGGGCTCGGCCAATCTGGTGGTGGCGCTGGCCGCCGCCATGATGGACAGCTCCGCCTTCCTGGCGATCACCGGCAATGTGCCGACAGGCCAGTTCAACCGCGGCCCCTTCCAGGAGACGGGCCGCCACTTCCAGGGCGATTTCCCGAGCGTGATCCGCCCCTACGTCAAGCGCAGCTACCAGCCGATGCGCGCCGACATGGTGCAGTTGGCGGTCACGCAGGCCTGGGACCAGCTGACCGCCGGCCGCCCCGGCCCGGTGAACCTGGACGTGCCGCTGAACGTCTTCGTCGAGGAGGCATCGGTCGTCCCCTCCTCCACCGTGAAGGCGGTCATCAACGGCGCGCCGGGCAACCCGAAGGCGCTCTGCGCCGCGCTCGACATGCTGCTCAAGGCCACGCAGCCCGTCATCATCGCGGGCCAGGGCGTGATCCTGGGCAAGGCCTGCGACGCGCTGCTGGCCTTCGCCGAGCGCACGGGCATTCCCGTCGTCACCAGCCCCAATGGCAAGGGCGCCATCCCCGACCGGCATCGCCTGGCCTTCGGCGCGATCGGCCGCAACGGCGCCTATGCGGCGAATGACGCGACGCGCAATGCCGATGTGATCCTCGCCCTCGGCTTCTCCTTCGATGACCGCGCGACGAGCGCCTGGCTGGATGGCTACACGCTCTCCATTCCGCCCTCCAAGCTCATCCAGATCGACATCGACCCCACCGAGATCGGCCGCAACTACCCGACGGAATACGGCATCCTGGGCGATGCCAAGGCGAGCCTGGAACTCATGCTGGAAATGGCCGAGGCCCGCACCGGCGGCCCGCGCGAAGGCGGCGCCTGGTTTGATCGCCTGGCCCGCGGGCGTGAGGTCTGGCGCGAATACCAGTCGAGCCTCGCATTGTCGGACCAGATGCCGCTGCGCCCCGAGCGTCTGATGGCCGCGCTGTCCCGGGCCGTGCCGGAAAACGCGGTGGTGGCGAGCGATGTGGGCGTGCACCACAACTGGATCATCCAGCTGATGGACACGCTGCGCCCGCGCCACCTGATCCATAGCTGGGGCTTCGCGGCCATGGGCTTCGCGACCTCCGGCATCCTGGGCGCGAAGCTCGCCGCGCCGGATCGGCCCTGCGTGGCCGTGGTCGGCGATGGCTCCTTCCTGATGACGCCGCACGCGCTGGCGACGGCGGTGGAATACGGCATCCCCGTCGTCTGGGTGGTGTGGAACAATTCCGGCTTCTGCTCGATCCGCGACATCCAGCACGGCATGTTCGGCGGGCGCGAACTCGCCACCGCCTTCGAGATCCAGCGCACGGGCGAGAGCTACAGCCCCGATTTCGCGATGATGGCGAAGAGCATGGGCGTGGCCTCGCACCGCGTGACCCATGCGGGCGAGCTGGAGGACGCCATCGCCATGGCGGTGAAGGCGAACGTGCCCTACCTCGTCGAAGTGCCGGTGGACCGCGACATCCGCCCGATCGGCACCGGCAGCTGGGACCTGCCGCCCCTGCCCAACCCCGAGCCCAACTTCCTCAAGGCGCTGGCGGCGCGCGGCATCACCTTCTGA
- a CDS encoding ABC transporter ATP-binding protein — MLRLPEPFLNVAGLGRDFGRFTAVQEVQLAVAEGEFLCLLGPSGCGKTTLLRMIAGLEAPSRGRIFQAGREVTHLPPAARDFGIVFQSYALFPNMTVAANVGYGLRGPAWPRARAEARVAELLALVGLSAQAARYPAQISGGQQQRVALARALANEPGLLLLDEPLSALDAIVRLHLRQELRGLQRRLGITTIMVTHDQEEALSLADRVAVMDRGRIMQLGTPEEVYAHPANPFVAGFVGRSTSFEAVVEGAGVRLADGTHLPALAAPDHAPGTAVRVFIRPEDVALGGAGALTGRLTGIEYLGPVCRLELHAAGLSWQAEVAPRALQGVALGAEIPLTLPPDKLMLFAPDV, encoded by the coding sequence ATGCTGCGCCTGCCCGAGCCCTTCCTGAATGTGGCCGGGCTCGGCCGTGATTTCGGCCGCTTCACCGCCGTGCAGGAGGTGCAGCTTGCCGTGGCCGAGGGTGAATTCCTCTGCCTGCTCGGCCCCTCCGGTTGCGGCAAGACGACGCTCTTGCGGATGATCGCGGGGCTGGAGGCGCCGAGCCGCGGGCGGATCTTCCAGGCAGGGCGGGAGGTGACGCATCTGCCGCCGGCCGCGCGGGATTTCGGCATCGTCTTCCAGTCCTACGCGCTCTTCCCGAACATGACCGTCGCCGCGAATGTCGGCTACGGGCTGCGTGGCCCCGCCTGGCCGCGCGCGCGGGCCGAGGCGCGGGTGGCGGAATTGCTGGCGCTTGTCGGGCTCTCGGCGCAGGCGGCGCGCTACCCCGCGCAGATCTCGGGCGGGCAGCAGCAGCGCGTGGCGCTGGCCCGCGCGCTGGCGAACGAGCCCGGCCTTCTGCTGCTGGACGAGCCGCTCTCGGCGCTGGATGCCATCGTGCGGCTGCACCTCCGGCAGGAGCTGCGCGGGCTGCAGCGCCGCCTGGGCATCACCACCATCATGGTCACGCATGACCAGGAGGAGGCGCTGAGCCTGGCCGATCGCGTGGCGGTGATGGATCGCGGTCGCATCATGCAACTCGGCACGCCGGAGGAGGTCTATGCCCATCCGGCCAATCCCTTCGTGGCGGGCTTCGTCGGGCGCAGCACCAGCTTCGAGGCGGTGGTGGAGGGCGCGGGGGTGCGCCTCGCCGATGGCACGCATCTGCCGGCCCTGGCGGCGCCCGACCATGCGCCCGGCACCGCGGTGCGCGTCTTCATCCGGCCCGAGGATGTGGCGTTGGGCGGCGCGGGCGCGCTGACCGGCCGGCTGACCGGCATCGAGTATCTGGGCCCGGTCTGCCGGCTGGAGCTGCATGCGGCCGGCCTCAGCTGGCAGGCGGAGGTGGCGCCGCGCGCCTTGCAGGGCGTGGCCCTGGGCGCCGAGATCCCGCTCACTTTGCCGCCCGACAAGCTGATGCTCTTCGCCCCGGATGTCTGA